Proteins from one Candida orthopsilosis Co 90-125, chromosome 2 draft sequence genomic window:
- a CDS encoding transcription factor encodes MIGATEVKLEPRDAEQSTEVEIPQVAAPIAQDVVSGSESREVTTAPSTNNRMSPTQEFTCRWNECNEKQHTNLTNLVNHVNVTHIGPPTTGPQTTSSTNPKNICLWENCSRYGVEQPSRFSLISHCRTHTGEKPFFCPIPECEKHFTRSDALTKHVKGVHDLHNIKDQLSALKEKARRGQLDLGFNVENLSDEEYARIIDDDYELKMPWWFNNEFVNLLKEVESKEDNEFTIGDVENLPLDTRQYWLSDIRIKQFLDSKPVEEGSFINENDANNDIVNIAKKQYQFEHPNEIIPEINSKNILHFLSQDSKKLASKYITKNPVLDEIENIDKITDLPELKQLHNSLLNQLNTGLKINKVVSNQLQAKTKEKRQLWARNQLLIDANLQIGLPPEANSTPQRVMQDRFDEELLRG; translated from the coding sequence ATGATTGGAGCTACTGAAGTCAAACTAGAGCCTAGAGATGCTGAACAGTCAACTGAGGTAGAGATACCGCAAGTGGCGGCACCAATCGCTCAAGATGTTGTATCAGGATCGGAGTCGCGTGAAGTCACTACCGCACCTCTGACCAACAATCGCATGTCTCCAACTCAGGAATTTACTTGTCGATGGAATGAATGCAACGAGAAACAACACACGAATCTCACGAATCTAGTCAATCATGTAAATGTCACTCATATTGGACCTCCAACCACTGGACCTCAaacaacatcttcaacGAATCCCAAAAACATTTGCTTATGGGAAAATTGTTCACGTTATGGAGTAGAACAACCAAGTCGGTTCTCTTTGATATCACATTGTCGTACACATACAGGCGAAAAGCCATTTTTTTGTCCTATACCTGAATGTGAGAAACATTTTACGCGATCAGATGCCTTGACTAAACATGTTAAAGGTGTTCATGATTTACACAACATAAAGGATCAATTAAGTGCGTTGAAGGAGAAAGCTAGGCGAGGACAATTGGATTTGGGTTTCAATGTGGAGAACTTgagtgatgaagaatatgCTAggattattgatgatgattatgaattgaaaatgccaTGGTGGTTTAATaatgaatttgtcaatttgttaaagGAAGTGGAGTCTAAAGAAGATAATGAATTTACAATTGGCGATGTTGAAAACCTCCCACTAGATACAAGACAATACTGGCTAAGTGATATTagaatcaaacaatttctcGATTCCAAACCGGTGGAAGAAGGTTCATTTattaatgaaaatgatgcCAATAATGATATTGTCAACATAGCCAAGAAGCAATACCAGTTTGAGCATCCGAATGAAATTATCCCTGAAATCAATAGTAAAAACATCTTGCATTTCTTATCTCAAGACTCGAAAAAGTTAGCGTCAAAATATATTACAAAAAATCCAGTtttggatgaaattgaaaacattgacAAGATTACTGACTTGCCTGAACTAAAACAACTACACAATTCTTTattgaaccaattgaatacaGGATTGAAGATCAATAAAGTTGTCTCGAATCAACTACAGGCCAAAACCAAGGAGAAACGACAACTTTGGGCTCGTAATCAATTACTTATAGATGCTAACTTACAAATTGGATTGCCTCCAGAAGCAAACTCTACACCACAGAGAGTAATGCAGGATAGATTTGATGAGGAATTATTACGTGGATGA
- a CDS encoding Frs2 tRNA-Phe synthetase has product MSDIQLKLLKLVDSNNGVVKNTLDVTELTNIDANTLHSNLASLWSKEMVNFTRIEQDHWVLTKEAEQYLKAGATPEVQVVDEVLKALNNLTISELKEKLGTAGAVGQGKAFKNKWLSKDGDKLIANVEKLPNDTVLEELKTIKETGSLDDKKELTELKKRKLINLTKIVGYKIEKGPKFALEIVNLETDITSDMILNNSWKTAQFKPYNFNSEGVYPQSGALHPLNKVREEFRQIFFSLGFTEMPSNQYVESGFWNFDSLFVPQQHPARDLQDTFYLKDPVKAKEPEDKEYWENVKQVHQDGKYGSIGYRYPWKADESLRMVLRTHTTAISAAMLYKLAKDPKPTRLFSIDRVFRNEAVDATHLAEFHQVEGVIAGYDITLGDLIGFMDDFFGKMGVDNLRFKAAYNPYTEPSLEIFAYHKGLKKWVEIGNSGMFRPEMLETMGLPKNLRVLGWGLSLERPTMIKYGVSNIRELLGHKVSLDFIETNPAARLDELL; this is encoded by the coding sequence ATGTCTGATATACAGTTGAAGCTTTTAAAGCTTGTTGACTCGAATAATGGAGTTGTCAAAAATACTTTAGATGTCACTGAATTGACCAACATTGATGCCAACACTTTACATTCTAATTTGGCTTCTCTTTGGTCAAAAGAAATGGTGAATTTCACTAGAATTGAGCAAGACCACTGGGTATTGACCAAGGAGGCAGAACAATATCTCAAGGCCGGTGCCACACCAGAAGTGCAAGTTGTAGACGAAGTTTTGAAGGctttaaacaatttaacCATTTCtgaattgaaggaaaagttGGGAACAGCTGGAGCTGTTGGACAAGGTAAagctttcaaaaacaaatggTTGAGCAAAGATGGAGACAAGTTGATtgcaaatgttgaaaaattaccTAATGATACAGTATtagaagaattgaagaCTATTAAAGAAACCGGTTCATTAGATGACAAGAAGGAATTAactgaattgaaaaagagaaaattgataaatttaacaaaaattgttggatacaagattgaaaagggTCCTAAATTTGCTCTTGAGATTGTTAATCTTGAAACTGATATCACTTCCgatatgattttgaataacTCATGGAAAACTGCTCAATTCAAACcatacaatttcaattcagaGGGTGTTTACCCGCAATCAGGTGCATTACATCCATTAAACAAAGTTAGAGAAGAATTCAgacaaatctttttctcaCTAGGATTTACTGAGATGCCATCAAATCAATACGTTGAGTCTGGcttttggaattttgaCTCGTTATTTGTTCCTCAACAACATCCAGCTAGAGACTTACAAGATACATTTTATTTAAAAGATCCGGTAAAGGCTAAGGAACCAGAAGATAAGGAATACTGGGAGAATGTAAAACAAGTACACCAAGATGGGAAGTATGGATCCATTGGATACAGATACCCGTGGAAAGCTGACGAATCATTGAGAATGGTTTTAAGAACACACACCACCGCTATTTCAGCAGCAATGTTGTATAAGTTAGCTAAGGACCCTAAACCTACGAGGTTATTCTCCATTGATCGTGTTTTCAGAAATGAAGCCGTAGATGCTACTCACTTGGCAGAATTCCACCAAGTAGAAGGTGTCATTGCTGGATATGACATTACTTTAGGTGATTTGATTGGGTTTATGGATGATTTCTTCGGTAAGATGGGTGTTGATAACTTGAGATTCAAAGCTGCCTACAATCCATACACTGAACCATCATTAGAAATTTTTGCATATCACAAAGGATTGAAGAAATGGGTTGAAATCGGTAACTCAGGTATGTTTAGGCCAGAGATGTTGGAGACTATGGGTTTGCCAAAGAATTTACGTGTTTTGGGATGGGGATTATCATTGGAAAGACCAACTATGATTAAATATGGAGTCTCTAACATTAGAGAGTTATTAGGACATAAAGTATCACTAGAttttattgaaacaaatccTGCTGCTAGattggatgaattgttATAG
- a CDS encoding Mgm101 protein (mitochondrial genome maintenance protein), translated as MLHSLRLGFQAAPRSLYSPVRSYSRYVRTAPKTASTKTAVKPAPPIEDEVTQQDTPSDELQSTTSTASFAFQDAPPETRSVLNSTPNNIIDWSDSYHGLGSQPFSKEIADILLTPIEDQDIEIKPDGLLYLPEIKYRRILNKAFGPGGWGLVPRTESLVTKSQISREYGLICHGRLISIARGEQDYFGGEEKVTTALEGCKSNALMRCCKDLGIASELWDPGFIRKWKAKYCEEVFVEHVVNKKKKKLWKLKSNKKIDYPYKQL; from the coding sequence ATGTTGCATTCGTTAAGGTTGGGCTTTCAAGCTGCACCAAGGTCATTATACTCGCCCGTAAGGTCTTATTCGCGTTATGTCAGAACTGCACCAAAAACTGCATCTACAAAGACAGCAGTCAAACCTGCTCCtccaattgaagatgaagtaaCCCAACAAGACACGCCACTGGATGAATTACAAAGTACTACCTCCACTGCTTCTTTTGCATTTCAGGATGCTCCACCCGAGACAAGATCTGTTTTAAATTCCACGCCCAACAATATAATAGACTGGTCCGATTCTTATCATGGACTTGGCTCACAGCCATTCTCTAAAGAAATTGCAGATATATTATTGACACCAATTGAAGatcaagatattgaaattaagCCCGATGGACTTTTATATTTACCAGAAATCAAATATCGTCGAATTTTGAACAAGGCATTTGGACCTGGAGGTTGGGGTTTAGTACCGCGTACCGAATCATTGGTTACCAAGTCACAAATTTCTCGTGAATATGGGTTAATTTGCCATGGAAGATTGATAAGTATAGCTCGAGGTGAACAAGACTATTTTGGTGGAGAAGAGAAAGTCACTACGGCCTTGGAAGGATGCAAGAGTAATGCCTTGATGAGATGTTGTAAAGATTTGGGAATTGCTAGTGAATTATGGGACCCTGGTTTTATTAGGAAATGGAAAGCTAAATACTGTGAAGAAGTATTTGTTGAACATGTTGtgaataaaaagaaaaagaagttgtgGAAGTTGAAATCGAATAAGAAGATAGATTATCCATATAAACAATTGTAA
- a CDS encoding Tom20 mitochondrial primary import receptor: MNKALTVTAVVATAFAGYAIYFDYQRRNSKEFRKSLKKKAVKQQKIKEKVEKETKELKLETVKNALLDDLRANPIPTDLNEREAFFMEQVATGEQKAKDNSIDAAICFYKALAVYPNPTDILGVYQKTVPEDVYELVVMMIAVYPPASVSSILSKGGAAPGETKPSEEDLD, from the coding sequence ATGAACAAAGCTTTAACCGTAACAGCTGTGGTTGCTACAGCATTTGCAGGATACGCCATATACTTCGATTACCAACGTAGGAATTCAAAGGAATTTAGAAAATCattaaagaagaaagctgtcaaacaacaaaagattaaagaaaaagttgaaaaggaAACTAAGGAACTCAAGTTAGAGACTGTGAAGAATGCTCTTTTGGATGACTTAAGAGCCAATCCAATTCCAACCGATTTAAATGAAAGAGAAGCTTTTTTTATGGAACAAGTGGCAACAGGTGAACAAAAAGCCAAGGATAACTCTATAGATGCTGCCATCTGTTTCTATAAAGCATTGGCTGTATACCCTAATCCAACCGACATCTTGGgagtttatcaaaagacTGTACCAGAGGATGTTTATGAGTTGGTTGTTATGATGATTGCTGTATACCCACCAGCTTCGGTATCAAGTATCTTGAGCAAAGGAGGTGCTGCACCAGGTGAAACTAAGCCTTCTGAAGAGGATTTAGATTAA
- a CDS encoding Exg2 GPI-anchored cell wall protein (similar to S. cerevisiae Exg2p) — MIHSLYYLFLSLVLPIVVAGSSNSTADLQYKGVSIGGWLVLEPYITPSLFKDSLSYNETEKDLPVDEYHYCKKLGHDEASRLLENHWSTFYNESDFKEIHDHGLNMVRIPIGYWAFEKLDGDPYVAGAQKYLDKAIEWCSKHDLKVLIDLHGAPNTQNGFDNSGLRNIGYPGWQNKTEYVDHTIEVLQQIYEKYGSGDYASNYSDTIIGVEVLNEPLGPKLNMTDLKRFYIESYNDARNIQTVQNSILFHDAFQSISYWDDFFTKGQVKYHNRTLNDTAKFENVVVDHHHYEVFGNVVADNVTQHLENIQNYAASIGKEKHPAIVGEWSAALTDCAPWLNGIGLGTRYEGTAPYDNKAAGKCSEITRNPSKWSSKQKKDYRRFVEMQLYQYNAHTNGWIFWCWKTEGEATEWDFRELARLEIIPQPLDDYKYTKNGKDTSEGCRLGVDGVLIKTLIALVAWYIL, encoded by the coding sequence ATGATTCATTCGTTATACTATTTATTTCTTTCGCTTGTTTTACCTATTGTGGTGGCTGGACTGTCAAATAGCACAGCCGACTTGCAATACAAGGGAGTAAGTATTGGCGGATGGTTGGTTCTCGAGCCGTATATTACTCCTTCACTTTTCAAAGATTCCTTATCATATAATGAGACAGAAAAAGATCTTCCGGTGGATGAGTACCActattgcaaaaaattgggGCACGATGAAGCGTCAAGACTTTTGGAAAATCATTGGAGTACATTTTATAATGAATCTGATTTTAAGGAAATCCACGACCATGGTTTGAACATGGTAAGGATTCCTATCGGCTACTGggcttttgaaaagttggatGGGGATCCATATGTCGCTGGAGCACAAAAATATCTTGATAAAGCGATTGAATGGTGTTCAAAACATGATTTGAAGGTGTTGATCGATTTACATGGTGCTCCAAATACTCAGAATGGGTTTGACAATTCTGGGTTGAGAAATATTGGGTATCCTGGGTGGCAAAATAAGACAGAATATGTTGATCACACTATTGAggttttgcaacaaatcTATGAAAAGTATGGTTCTGGTGATTATGCAAGTAATTATAGCGATACCATTATTGGAGTCGAAGTGTTGAATGAACCATTGGGGCCAAAGTTAAACATGACCGACTTGAAAAGGTTTTACATAGAGTCGTACAATGATGCAAGAAATATTCAAACGGTCCAAAATTCGATATTGTTTCACGATGCTTTTCAAAGTATAAGCTACTGGGATGACTTTTTCACAAAGGGTCAAGTCAAGTATCACAATCGCACGTTAAATGATACagcaaaatttgaaaatgttgtgGTTGATCACCATCACTATGAAGTATTCGGAAATGTTGTCGCAGACAATGTCACTCAACATTTagaaaatattcaaaattatgCAGCATCGATAGGTAAAGAAAAACATCCAGCAATTGTTGGAGAGTGGTCCGCGGCTTTAACCGATTGTGCTCCATGGCTCAATGGTATTGGGCTAGGAACCAGATATGAAGGTACTGCTCCATATGATAATAAGGCTGCGGGTAAGTGCTCAGAAATCACACGGAATCCGTCGAAATGGTCAagcaaacaaaagaaagattACCGTAGATTTGTTGAGATGCAGCTCTATCAATATAATGCCCACACTAATGGATGGATATTTTGGTGTTGGAAAACTGAAGGAGAAGCTACCGAATGGGATTTCAGGGAATTGGCAAGGTTGGAAATAATCCCACAACCATTAGATGATTATAAGTACACCAAGAATGGAAAGGATACGAGTGAAGGCTGTAGACTAGGAGTTGATGGAGTTTTAATTAAGACCTTGATAGCACTTGTTGCATGGTATATTTTATAG
- a CDS encoding Hom6 homoserine dehydrogenase — MGKSVNIAIIGSGVVGSAYINQLKNLKTSIVFNVVYLARSSKEALYNDDYKPIDLATYKTAPAKSVLSLDKLATYLKDAHKPTILVDNTSNEAIANSYSTFIKEGISIATPNKKAFSSALKIWNDIFSNSEQEGAGLVYHESTVGAGLPIIGPLKDIVLTGDKVETIEGIFSGTLSYIFNEFSTPKKSDVQFSDIVTKAKSLGYTEPDPRDDLNGLDVARKVTILARIAGFDVESPTSFPVESLIPKQLESVSSADEFLQKLPQYDADIQKVKDEAFAHGKVLRFVGKVDLKNNRVSVEIGKYPFDHPFASLKGSDNVVAIKTNRYPNPLIIQGAGAGAEVTAHGVLADTIKIAERIAN; from the coding sequence ATGGGTAAATCAGTCAATATTGCTATAATTGGATCCGGAGTGGTTGGGTCAGCTtacatcaatcaattgaaaaacttgaaaacCAGCATTGTCTTTAATGTTGTTTACTTGGCCAGATCTTCAAAAGAGGCACTTTATAATGATGACTACAAGCCAATTGATTTAGCTACATACAAGACAGCACCTGCCAAATCAGTTTTGAGTTTGGATAAATTGGCTACCTACTTGAAAGACGCTCATAAACCAACAATCCTAGTCGACAACACTTCAAACGAAGCAATTGCCAATAGTTATTCAACATTTATTAAAGAAGGAATCTCAATTGCAACACCAAATAAAAAGGCATTCTCATCagctttgaaaatttggaatgATATCTTCTCCAATTCTGAGCAAGAAGGTGCTGGTTTGGTTTATCATGAGTCAACTGTGGGTGCTGGTTTACCAATCATTGGTCCTTTGAAAGACATTGTGCTCACTGGTGATAAAGTTGAGACTATTGAAGGTATATTCTCTGGTACTTTGTCCTACATCTTCAATGAGTTCTCAACACCTAAGAAATCAGATGTACAATTCTCTGATATTGTCACTAAGGCAAAGAGTTTGGGGTACACTGAACCGGATCCAAGagatgatttgaatggaTTGGACGTAGCCAGAAAGGTTACCATTCTTGCTAGAATTGCTGGCTTTGACGTTGAGAGCCCAACAAGCTTCCCGGTTGAGAGCTTGATCCctaaacaattggaaagtGTTTCAAGTGCCGATgaatttttacaaaaattgCCACAATATGACGCAGACATTCAAAAGGTTAAAGATGAAGCATTTGCTCATGGTAAGGTATTGAGATTCGTTGGTAAAGTTGACCTCAAGAATAATAGAGTTTCGGTTGAGATTGGCAAGTATCCATTTGACCATCCTTTCGCATCATTGAAGGGAAGTGACAATGTTGTTGCAATCAAGACAAATAGATATCCTAATCCACTCATCATCCAAGGTGCAGGTGCAGGTGCCGAAGTCACTGCCCATGGTGTCTTGGCAGACACTATAAAAATCGCTGAAAGAATTGCGAATTAG
- a CDS encoding Iml1 protein (S. cerevisiae homolog IML1 localizes to fungal-type vacuole membrane): protein MQHARSTNASTNKAQSTNTAIIQSNVSSGRMSANHSSITVGSRHPISNNQLLINKSSGASIVVSRHNNHNIESTKRELSTLQKINSNTEESRAVIQLNLWFHEIRTTHEDVLIDSNAFPGGVASGQVYELQSLESQLPKKLVFKLTPRNIREHQATPELKPLDARSKQQQSQSQSQISLQSNPFQRLLDIAPRSVVSVRRVTNLDAVVIDSMEIFIKDINLSRDAMWQFSSSLVGSCCYTEQRLSFLNNRTGVVRYMYKNGKKVFSGYINKETKIIYRSESAKLTVLIQLSREMWNFEESGEIMFHKLVNNLFPKIFRRWRDKGTHHSITIVLFTSVDLTNVPWTNLLPGERPSQRRDYFRVVVDQVNIVHWDRIMANLRLEFANFKRDCMLNPGKDSKYVLEGQMLPSVKGNFLEAVNVALVSFNDRFRNTDLKHSLNHFILITPGAGLFDVDYNLLLETSKKMSTIDTTLDIVCLSQPPLHVTPLFRFIKDGRVSYCVPIWCDISFFKEKQDDSSQWIPRCKIYELQMMGVMENEASDARISRLYLKQHGDSLIESMEKYDESIFSSIQRKEEPKMEFNIPEPKFKAPSIKDSKATLSLIFNDRTSLLPANSLTTNSAAVGTVAHPAGETSALSRLYNINKFSEEKAPASPTASLRSVPRTIQGSQIETYRKDSQSPRIIKAETLFSKRDDKPRKQYNEPKLTAREKFSSITETQETPEHNSLWIEILNPSREITNNVLQKSSVSRWSNLFPDKIQRKLIKWRSFQAPAALPITTGVFPSQQQLQSKYTFQNYSVYLNNENYLELQTTSELMREMIQLRLMLGFQICYGNSVKKAEVERKPAGNAESIIKYFPDNNYLGSRIYMSMDDEIHRIFCDYNGNLNVQLYRKTINDEEKKITLGQRISQPYFPLIRTRYADDYSPSQVDAIAQYPQKYNWNQFDQFLAGFDDALPDDKKEFHKMKFVVMPAEIPKNAYYLSNEHLNAEEIRVEGLRKLIAVIEKGTYKKDQNKPKTADRFSDVNFYTGNLYDFLSNEAENYDITGNQPTLMIPEHMRFNKSIKLSELASELQNPQSGLKLVDRTWHFKKHLSCFIGSELVTWLVDCFEDIDTREAAVSYGQNLLSKGVFKHVESRHGFIDGYYFYEFEEEYFEKIDKVNRGSWFSSSAKKEGSVASKSTSSPKIQGQEGLVKVISSHNIGSEASSMADSTGKRSKKFILSKAIKFDVDPLKKSYRPEVITVHYDRVHNPDHCYHIRLQWLTTTNKFIEDTIMAWSRLCERHGLKLVETPWKELCMIPKLSPFHSFVEVKLAVDPLNDDEFADPSIINSNRYYYHLCFLKKMNFLLDNRATSFFSRDNIDITYSWGRPTFQYAQFIHMTGFYIVELRDSGDFFLAPNNMHVTRVNSSVSPSGDYESSSRSTHLDSQKVMLNFRAACQNAEFLRDVFRDAKSSWQEQSVSQIT, encoded by the coding sequence ATGCAACATGCTAGATCAACAAACGCTTCGACTAACAAAGCGCAAAGTACCAATACAGCAATCATACAATCGAATGTTTCTCTGGGGCGCATGAGTGCCAACCATTCAAGTATAACAGTGGGATCGAGGCATCCTatatcaaacaatcaacttttaatcaacaaatcgTCTGGAGCTTCCATAGTGGTAAGCCGCCACAATAACCACAacattgaatcaacaaagcGGGAATTATCTACTTTACAAAAAATTAACAGTAACACCGAAGAGTCTAGGGCcgttattcaattgaatctttgGTTTCATGAAATCCGTACAACACATGAAGATGTattgattgattcaaatgcGTTTCCTGGTGGTGTTGCATCAGGACAAGTGTATGAACTACAAAGTTTAGAGTCACAATTACCCAAGAAATTAGTGTTCAAGTTAACTCCACGAAATATTCGAGAGCATCAAGCAACACctgaattgaaaccattAGATGCCAGACtgaagcaacaacaatcacaatcacaatcacaaaTATCACTTCAGTCAAACCCATTTCAAAGATTATTAGACATAGCCCCAAGGAGTGTTGTCCTGGTACGACGAGTCACAAATTTGGATGCAGTCGTTATAGATTCAATGGAAATATTTATCAAAGATATAAATCTATCTAGAGATGCCATGTGGCAATTTTCGTCGTCCTTGGTTGGAAGCTGCTGCTACACCGAACAAAGACTCTCCTTTCTCAACAACAGAACTGGTGTTGTTCGATACATGTACAAGAATGGAAAGAAAGTATTTTCAGGctacatcaacaaagaaactAAAATAATTTATAGAAGTGAAAGTGCTAAGCTTACAGTACTCATTCAGCTATCGAGAGAAATGTGGAATTTCGAAGAAAGTGGTGAAATCATGTTTCATAAGTTGGTGAACAATTTATTTCCTAAAATATTTCGACGTTGGAGAGACAAGGGCACTCATCACTCAATAACAATTGTATTATTTACTAGTGTGGATCTCACAAATGTTCCGTGGACAAACCTTCTACCTGGAGAACGTCCTTCCCAGCGACGTGATTATTTTAGGGTGGTTGTGGACCAAGTGAATATTGTGCATTGGGACCGAATTATGGCAAATTTAAGACTCGAATttgcaaatttcaaacGTGATTGCATGTTGAACCCTGGTAAGGACTCGAAGTACGTGTTAGAGGGTCAAATGTTACCTTCAGTGAAAGGAAACTTCTTAGAGGCTGTGAATGTGGCGTTAGTGCTGTTTAACGATCGCTTCAGAAACACAGATTTGAAACATTCACTTAATCATTTTATTCTCATTACACCAGGTGCGGGattgtttgatgttgaCTACAATTTACTCCTTGAGACTAGTAAGAAAATGTCGACTATTGATACCACCCTTGATATTGTGTGCTTGAGTCAACCACCTTTACACGTCACACCATTATTTCGATTCATCAAGGACGGAAGAGTTAGCTATTGTGTGCCCATATGGTGTGACATCTCCTTTTTCAAGGAAAAACAGGATGACTCCTCACAATGGATTCCAAGATGTAAGATCTATGAATTACAAATGATGGGTGTGATGGAGAACGAGGCCAGTGATGCACGTATATCACGGTTGTATTTGAAGCAACACGGTGACTCCTTGATTGAGTCGATGGAAAAGTATGATGAGTCTATTTTTCTGTCCATACAAAGGAAGGAAGAGCCAAAAATGGAGTTCAACATTCCCGAACCAAAATTCAAGGCACCATCCATAAAAGACTCTAAAGCAACattgtctttgattttcaatgaCAGAACTTCACTTCTACCGGCAAACAGCTTAACCACTAACTCGGCTGCAGTAGGGACTGTAGCTCATCCTGCTGGGGAAACTTCTGCGTTATCAAGATTgtacaatatcaacaagttCAGTGAAGAAAAGGCACCCGCTTCACCGACGGCACTGTTAAGAAGTGTTCCAAGGACAATACAAGGTagccaaattgaaacttaTCGAAAAGACTCACAATCTCCAAGAATAATCAAAGCTGAAACTTTATTCTCCAAAAGAGATGACAAACCTCGCAAGCAGTACAATGAACCAAAATTAACTGCAAGAGAGAAGTTTTCCTCCATCACAGAAACACAAGAGACACCAGAGCATAATTCCCTCTGGATTGAAATTCTAAACCCTTCAAGGGAGATCACTAATAATGTTCTTCAAAAGTCAAGTGTTAGTAGATGGAGTAACCTTTTCCCAGACAAGATCCAACgtaaattgatcaaatggAGATCTTTTCAAGCACCAGCAGCGTTGCCCATAACCACAGGAGTATTTCCTAGTCAACAGCAACTACAACTGAAATACACGTTTCAAAATTACTCGGTATACTTGAACAATGAAAATTACCTAGAATTGCAAACAACTTCAGAACTAATGAGAgaaatgattcaattgcGATTGATGTTGGgctttcaaatttgttacGGCAATAGTGTAAAAAAAGCAGAGGTTGAGAGAAAGCCAGCCGGAAATGCTGAGTCcattatcaaatatttCCCGGACAATAATTACCTCGGATCAAGGATATATATGTCCATGGATGATGAAATCCACCGTATATTTTGCGACTACAATGGTAATTTGAATGTTCAACTATATCGGAAAACTATTAATGAcgaagagaaaaagattaCGCTTGGCCAACGCATTTCCCAACCATATTTTCCATTGATTAGAACAAGATACGCGGATGACTATTCCCCATCACAGGTGGATGCAATTGCACAGTATCCACAAAAGTATAACTGGAATCAGTTTGATCAGTTTTTGGCAGGATTTGATGATGCATTACCTGACGACAAAAAGGAATTTCataaaatgaaatttgttgtCATGCCTGCCGAAATTCCCAAAAATGCATACTATTTGAGTAATGAACACTTGAATGCCGAAGAAATAAGGGTTGAAGGATTAAGAAAATTGATAGCAGTGATTGAAAAGGGAACCTACAAGAAGGATCAGAACAAGCCAAAAACTGCCGACAGGTTTTCTGATGTCAATTTCTACACTGGAAATCTATACGACTTTTTATCAAACGAAGCAGAGAACTACGATATCACTGGGAATCAGCCGACATTGATGATACCTGAGCACATGCGTTTCAACAAGAGTATAAAATTGTCCGAATTGGCGCTGGAGTTACAAAACCCACAATCAGGGTTGAAGCTTGTCGACAGAACGTGGCATTTCAAAAAGCATTTGCTGTGTTTTATTGGAAGTGAGCTTGTGACATGGCTTGTTGACTGTTTTGAAGACATCGATACGCGAGAAGCAGCAGTAAGTTATGGACAAAACCTTTTGAGTAAAGGTGTCTTCAAACATGTCGAGCTGAGACACGGTTTTATTGATGGGTATTACTTttatgaatttgaagaggagtattttgaaaagataGACAAGGTGAATCGAGGTTCCTGGTTTAGTAGCAGCGCCAAGAAAGAGGGTTCGGTTGCATCCAAATCTACATCGTCTCCGAAGATACAAGGACAAGAGGGTCTTGTCAAGGTTATTTCTTCCCACAACATTGGTTCAGAAGCGTCATCGATGGCAGACTCAACTGGAAAGAGAAGTAAAAAATTCATACTAAGCAAagcaatcaaatttgatgtGGAtccattgaagaaatcatACAGACCAGAGGTTATTACTGTCCATTATGATCGTGTTCATAATCCTGACCATTGTTACCATATCAGACTTCAGTGGCTTACTACCACCAATAAATTCATAGAGGACACAATCATGGCATGGTCTCGATTGTGTGAAAGACATGGCTTGAAGTTGGTCGAAACTCCGTGGAAGGAATTGTGTATGATACCAAAATTGAGTCCATTTCATTCATTTGTTGAGGTCAAATTGGCGGTTGATCCAttaaatgatgatgaatttgcCGATCCGAGTATTATAAACTCAAACAGGTATTATTATCATTTgtgttttttgaaaaagatgaacTTCTTACTAGATAATCGAGCCACCTCCTTCTTCCTGCGGGATAATATCGATATAACTTACAGTTGGGGTAGACCTACATTTCAGTATGCACAATTTATACACATGACGGGATTCTATATCGTTGAATTGAGAGATAGTGGTGACTTCTTTTTAGCTCCTAACAACATGCATGTTACACGAGTTAATTCCTCAGTATCTCCTTCTGGAGATTATGAGAGTAGTTCTAGATCAACCCACTTGGATTCACAAAAGGTCATGTTGAATTTCCGAGCTGCCTGTCAAAATGCCGAGTTTTTAAGAGATGTGTTTCGTGATGCTAAATCAAGTTGGCAAGAGCAGTCAGTATCACAAATTACTTAG